A region of Planktomarina temperata RCA23 DNA encodes the following proteins:
- the truA gene encoding tRNA pseudouridine(38-40) synthase TruA — MPRYALKIEYHGQGFYGWQRQNDLPTVQSALEQALAQLEPDLPSIAAAGRTDTGVHGLGQVAHCDMRKAWDPIKLKGALNYHLKPNRIVVLDCRQVDPDWHARFSAIGRDYLFRLVCRAAPVTHDAGLVWQSRHPLDADAMRAGAAFLVGNHDFTTFRSTMCQAKSPIKTLDVLDITTHDYHGGQEIRFHVKARSFLHNQVRSLVGTLERVGAGAWPPERVAEALAACDRAACGPVCPPDGLYLEHVRYEQDVFSWP; from the coding sequence ATGCCTCGATATGCTCTCAAAATTGAATACCATGGCCAAGGTTTCTATGGCTGGCAGCGGCAAAATGATCTGCCCACCGTGCAAAGTGCACTGGAGCAGGCTTTGGCACAGCTTGAGCCTGATCTGCCCAGCATCGCGGCCGCCGGGCGCACCGATACGGGCGTGCATGGGCTGGGACAGGTCGCCCATTGCGACATGCGCAAAGCTTGGGATCCAATAAAACTCAAAGGCGCGCTGAATTATCACCTGAAACCCAATCGCATAGTCGTGCTCGATTGCCGGCAAGTGGATCCAGATTGGCATGCGCGCTTTTCCGCGATTGGCCGCGACTACCTGTTTCGACTTGTCTGCCGCGCGGCCCCGGTGACCCATGATGCCGGTTTGGTCTGGCAATCCAGGCACCCGCTGGATGCAGACGCCATGCGCGCTGGCGCCGCCTTTCTTGTGGGCAACCATGACTTCACGACTTTCCGCTCAACCATGTGCCAAGCGAAAAGCCCGATCAAAACCTTGGATGTCTTGGATATCACCACCCATGACTACCACGGGGGCCAAGAGATTCGCTTTCACGTCAAAGCTCGCAGCTTTCTGCACAATCAAGTGCGCAGCCTGGTTGGCACGCTTGAACGGGTCGGCGCCGGGGCTTGGCCGCCCGAGCGGGTGGCGGAGGCATTGGCGGCCTGCGACCGCGCCGCCTGCGGGCCGGTTTGCCCGCCCGATGGGCTCTATCTTGAACATGTGCGCTATGAACAGGACGTGTTCAGCTGGCCTTAG